In one Trichosurus vulpecula isolate mTriVul1 chromosome 8, mTriVul1.pri, whole genome shotgun sequence genomic region, the following are encoded:
- the LOC118859111 gene encoding cytochrome c oxidase subunit 5B, mitochondrial-like translates to MASRLLRGVQALRASGPAWVAVCSMATGGGIPSDEEQATGLEREIMMPSRHDLDPYNMLAPKAVPETKEEPNLVPSTTDKQIVGSICEEDNSAVIWFWLHKGETQHCPNCGTCYKLVPHQFSH, encoded by the coding sequence ATGGCTTCAAGGTTACTGCGGGGAGTCCAGGCTTTGAGGGCCTCTGGCCCTGCTTGGGTGGCCGTTTGCTCCATGGCGACCGGAGGAGGTATCCCTTCTGATGAGGAGCAGGCTACTGGCTTGGAGAGAGAGATTATGATGCCTTCAAGGCATGATTTGGATCCATACAATATGTTAGCCCCAAAGGCAGTTCCAGAGACCAAGGAGGAACCCAACCTGGTCCCTTCCACCACGGACAAGCAAATAGTGGGCTCCATCTGTGAAGAGGACAACAGTGCAGTCATCTGGTTCTGGCTTCACAAAGGTGAGACACAGCATTGCCCTAACTGTGGAACATGTTACAAGCTGGTACCCCACCAGTTTAGCCACTGA